The Sinomonas sp. P10A9 genome includes a window with the following:
- a CDS encoding VOC family protein → MSEETQTATGQHLTQPANGEHTVNGMPRGSTSLTPFIVVDGADAAIRFYGTVFGARLLSRTDFPGPAGTPIVAHAVLDFGTGRLELGDSNPQYHLVLPPAGEDDCLSLAVYVPDVDAAVERAVAAGATVREPATNFVSGDRYASIRDPFGIRWSVMTRVEDLSDEEVKARIDAWAASMGG, encoded by the coding sequence ATGAGCGAAGAGACCCAGACCGCGACCGGCCAGCACCTCACCCAGCCAGCGAACGGCGAGCACACTGTCAACGGCATGCCGCGCGGCTCGACCTCCCTGACGCCCTTCATCGTGGTGGACGGGGCAGACGCAGCGATCCGCTTCTACGGGACCGTGTTCGGGGCGCGGCTCCTGTCCCGCACGGACTTCCCCGGGCCGGCTGGCACGCCGATCGTTGCGCATGCCGTCCTCGACTTCGGCACCGGTCGGCTCGAGCTCGGCGACTCGAACCCGCAGTACCACCTCGTGCTCCCGCCCGCGGGAGAGGACGATTGCCTCTCGCTCGCGGTGTACGTGCCGGACGTCGATGCCGCCGTCGAGCGAGCCGTCGCCGCGGGGGCCACGGTGCGCGAGCCCGCGACGAACTTCGTCTCAGGGGACCGCTACGCGAGCATCAGGGATCCGTTCGGCATCCGGTGGTCGGTGATGACCCGCGTCGAGGATCTCTCCGACGAGGAGGTCAAGGCCCGCATCGACGCATGGGCCGCCTCGATGGGCGGCTGA